The following DNA comes from Thermococcus piezophilus.
GTTGGGCTGTATTGACTATCGCCTCAGCAGGAAAGCGGATGATATTCCCTATAACAACCCCAAAGGAAACCATACTCCTCTCAGTCGAAAAGTTTCCTAAGAATCTGCCTCTCCCTCTCATCAAGAAAAGAGTCGTCACCAATCAATATTACCGTTGCCCCATTCAGAAGTGAGTAATCCCTCAGCGCGGACAAAAACTTCATCACCGGAACAAAACCATTCTCTAAGATCAGGTACTCAAGCCCGTCTATGACTATGACAGCATTCTTTCCCAGATCAGATGCACTTTTCATGAACTTAACGGCCATATCAAGCATCCTGGCCAGGTTCGTAGGGCTTATTGCACGCTCTTCTGACAACTTGGTTATCCAGAACCAGTTCGATCTGTCCTTACGTACCCTAGAAAATACGAGTGCTCCTTCCAAGATGTCATCGGGAACAGAAGGCATCATTGTAAGGCCGTGTTTGAGCTCGAGTTTAACATCAGAGAGCTCAAATTCACCTATAAAAGAACTATCGAGGAACGTCTTTATTGAAACGTATGCTAGAACAACAGCAAAGACAGCAGTAACGAGACCTATGTACTGGTTAGTAAAGTAGTAGCCCCTCAAAAAGACGATGACGGCAAAAGCCATCTCCAAGATACCCATTAGTCTGAGAGATTCGTTTCTGGTAAGGAGGAGGTAAATCCCTGAAAAAGCCACACTTCCTGCCAAAACAACCATGGAGTACGTCATATGCTCAGGAAACAGGAATATCAGCCCTGCGAGAGGGACAGCAGAAAAATATCTTAGCTCACGGACATAGGAGATATTACAGAGGAGCTCTTCCGAGGCGCGGAGATTCCCAAGCCAAACGAGGAACGCAAAAAATGCCAGACCTACGATGTACACAGATTTCTCCGGGACAAAGAAGTGAACAGAAAGGCTGAACCATGCGAGCGCGTAGTAAGCTAATGCCTTCCGCCCAGTAGCGTGGTAATTATAGAAAAGGAGAACATATGAAACGATAAGGGCAACCCCAAAGACGAACTCAATCATGTTAGCTCACCGATCACCCGTTCGGTATCATTAAGGATTTTCTCCTCATCCAAAGTGAGTAATTCCCGATCCAGCATTAAAACTTTTCCATCCACTATAGTTGTCTCGACATCATTGCCGTTTGCCGAATAAACGAGGTGGCTGATGACGTTATTAATTGGCCTCAGGTGAGGCTTGTTGAAGTCGATTATCGCGATGTCGGCCAAGTAGCTCTCCCTGATCATGCCTGCCTTGAGCCCGAGTGCCCTCGCACCGTTCTGAGTTGCCATTTTAAACACCGTCCTTGCATCTGCAACCGTTGGATTGAGGTTGTGAACCTTATGGAGGAGAGCCGCAAGCTTCATCTCCTCAAGCATGTCGAGGTTGTTGTTGCTCGCTGAACCGTCAGTACCAAGGCCGACGTTAACGCCCGCATTAAGAAGCCTCTGAAGGGGCATAACGCCGCTGGCGAGCTTCATGTTGCTCGCAGGGTTGTGGGCGACGGTAACGCCGTGTCTCGCCAGAATCTGTATGTCTCTGCTGTCAAGCCATACGCCGTGAGCTATTATAACATCATCAGCTAGGAATCCGATATCATCAAGCAAAACAACTGGGCTCTTTCCATAGCGTTCAGCTATCTGACCTATCTCGGCCATTGTTTCGCTGACGTGGATGGTTATGAGCTTGCCGTGTTCGTTCGCGAGTCTCCTGACCTCTTTAAGGAGGGCTATCGAGCAGGTATATGGGGCGTGGGGCCCGAATACGAAGTGAACCCTGTCTGAGTCAAGTTCATCTATGAATTTCATTATCCTGAGAGCTTCATTTACCTCCTTCTCCGTCTTCTCGGGGTCGCCCAGGTCGATCATGCCGTAGCTCAGATAACCCCTCAGACCGCTTTCGAGGGTTACCTCTGCAACGGCATCCATGAAGAAGTACATATCCACAAACGTCGTCGTCCCGCTTTTTATCATCTCCAGCGCGCCAAGATAAGCGCCGACTTTGGTGTACTCCCTTGTCAGCTTAGCCTCTTTCGGCCAGATGTGCTCTCGAAGCCAGTCCATCAATGGCAGATCGTCGGCCAAGCCCCTAAAGAGTCCCATTGGAGAGTGGGTGTGCAAATTTACGAATCCCGGAGAAACAACTTTTCCCTTGGCGTCTATGACAGTGTCGGCGCTCTTGTTGATGTTTTTGGCAACCTCCACTATTTTATTACTCTCGATGAGGACGTCCGCTTTGATAACTTCAAGGTTCTCGCCGTAAACCACGTAGCCGTTCTTGATTAGAATGCTCATAACTACCACCCTCTTTTTTAAGAGGAGGTATTTAGAAGATAAGTTAAAAAGATGTCGGGAAAGAGAGAAAAGTCAAAGGGGAACCCAGAGAGCCCATTCGTATGGGTTGAACTCGTTATAGTGATCCCAAATGTAGGCGTAGCCGTTCTCAACCAGCCACTCATTGACGTTGAGAGCATAACCGTCGTCCCAGTAGGGAAGATAAACGACAGCGACAACACGGTCGTATGGGTCGGTTTCGTATATATCATCGACATCGATGTAAACGTACTCTCCAAGTATCAACCGGGTAAGGGCACGCCATGCCTTTTTGCCATCGCTTGTGTAAATTTCCGGCGCGTTTATGTCCGCAAGGCGTATCTTGAACAGCTCTCCAGCATGATAGCCTCTATAAGACTAAAACCAGACAGTATTGCTGTCAACAACATCAATCACCCCCCATAGGCCTCAAACTCGCAGGCACGGTAAAGCCCGAAGAGTCAAAAACTGTTTAAAATTGATTGGATAGCCATAAACTGGAAGTTCACCGTCAACAGTTTACGGGCTAACTAGTCTTCACCTCTACATCCATGTACTCCACCATAAAACCTGTTTAATTGTGATGCTCTTCGGAAGTTTTCCTTTTAGCTTAACTTCATAGACAGGTTTTTCAGTATCGTTGGGCTTGAGAATCAAGGTGTCACCTTCCATTGTAACGTTGAATCGTTCAGTTCAGTATGGCCGCAAATGGGTCAAGGGCACTGACATCATCAACCGTGGTGTTAAGCACGAAAGTGTCGTTTGAGGATATCACTTTCTGTGTGCCGTTTTCTATGATGATTTTCTTGGCCAAGGAGCCGTTGATGTAATCTTCCCTAATTATTTTGTCCGGTTTCATAAAAATCACGTGGCTCTCAAAAGACTTAACGGATAGCCATGTGTTTTCTGATACCCATCAAATACGTAAAAATAATGAAAAGCATCCAGAGATAAATGGGGCCACAATCATGGGGACGTACAGATTGAATAATTCTCATACCCACGTATCCATCTACAATAACTGATAAGGTATATTCAGCTATTGATTTAATTTTGTTATTCTTTAAATAATAAGAAATGACCCCCGATATTGTGACATATAAAACCAATAGTATTAAAATTTCAGTGATAGACAAAAAATGCTTCCATACCAAACCAATCGCTAAGAGGAAATGTAAAAAAACAAGAGATAGGACAACATATCTATTTCTTTCCAATTCCGCTCAACCCCCATTATGTTATGGTTTCTGATACTTGTTCCCAAAAATACCAGCAAACAATAACATATTTAGTTCCACAGCCACCACCCAAAATGTTAATCCAACGTACAAATGATTATCTCTTGAGAATTAAATGTCTAAGTTTATAATACCTACTAAAATACTCGGAGAGTATATCTGTATTTTTTAATTGGGAGTACTCGTAAATGCTACCCACCACAAGTACCAATACAATCAAAAACTTTCCCTTTAACGTATAAACTTTCTCAATTCCGTACACAAATAATGCAAAGAGGACAAAATAAAGGGCAAAATCCTGAAACTTCGATCCAATCTTCATATTGCATCACCCACATATCTCTACTACCCCACATATTCTGTGAGCCCCATATGATTAGACATATTTCCAGAGTATCAGGAGCATCCTGGTGTTCTGGGAGCCTTTGTTTCCAACATTGAAACAGCATCTACGCTTGCCAAGGCCGGGCTGACTGCCAAACCCATCACCAGCACCAGCATCACAAGGTCCAGCAACTTCTTCATGAATGCCCCCTTGAAAGCTAAGGGGTGTTATTCATATTTAAGTTTTACTCTTTAATGACGTTTTTATATTTCTCCTATATGTCAGATTAAAAAATTAAAAGAGTAGAACATCAAAACTATAAAAACAAAAACTTGTCCAAAACTATTCTGCAGAACCTTTTCTGAAGGAAGAATCAGCCCCCCTTACAATCCCCAACAAAAAACCTGCACTCTCTCCGCTTGTACTCTTTGGCTTATCCCCCAGGCTTTTTTAAATTCCGCTCACACATCTTTTCTGCTGTAGAGAGTCAAAAGGCCGCGAGTAGAACGCCCCAATAGCTCAAAAAAGGAACCTGTGTTCCTCTGGAAGGAGGACAGTGTAACCCGCAAAAATGAATATGGCGAGCACATCAAACCCTCGTCTTATACCCACTTCACTCATGAGGCAGATTCCAACATTCTTAAATCCTTCGGCCATGCCACAGGCATAAAGAAAGAAACAGGGAAGGTTACTCATACAAACATGCTCTTCAACACATCAGCACAGCCACACTTCCTCTCCTTCGGTATGCGCGGAATTCCCTTCTTGAGAAGCTCCTGAACCTTATAGTTGTTCTCAGCCATGACTTTGAGAACCTCTTGGGCATCGACGGGCTTGTCAGCCCAGACGTCGTAGTCGGTAACGGTTGCAATGTTCACGTAGCACATTCCGAGTTCTCTCGCTAAAACTACTTCAGGAACGAGAGTCATGCCGATTATGTGAGCGTACTGTCTGAACATGAAGCTCTCGGCCCTCGTTGAAAACCTTGGACCCTCTATACAAACATAGGTGCCCTTCTCATGGACAGGGAAGCCGAGCTCTTTAGCCGTCTCGTAGAAAATTTTCCTCATTTCCGGACAGAAGGGGTCGGCCATGCTGACGTGGGCTACCCTTGGCCCGTTGTAGAAGGTGTATTCCCTCTTCTTCGTGAAGTCAATGAACTGGTCAGTAATTACAATGTCCCCGGGCTTATACTCTTCTCTAAGGGAGCCAACAGCCGTTACGCCGATGACGCGCTCGACGCCAAGCTCCTTGAGAGCCCAGATGTTCGCCCTATATGGAACCTCGTGCGGCGGGAACTCGTGGTGCTTGCCGTGGCGCGGTATGAAGGCGACCTCGACGCCCCCAATCTTCCCGATTTCCACTGGAGCCGAAGGCCTGCCATAGGGAGTGTGAACCTTGACGGTCTCTTCTGGATCAAAAACGCCGTAAACACCGGAACCGCCTATGATACCTATCCTCGGCATTTGGACATCACCCTGTAAAAATCAGGCTTGAGTTATTTAAGACTTGCCTTTCCAGTGGAAATAGAGCTCCGAAACTTTAATAACCTTTAGAAACTAAAAATTTCCTTGGGTGAGAACATGGAGAACGGGAAGCCAGTCAAGATAGTTCTACCAGAGATAAAGGACCCCAT
Coding sequences within:
- a CDS encoding DUF835 domain-containing protein; the encoded protein is MIEFVFGVALIVSYVLLFYNYHATGRKALAYYALAWFSLSVHFFVPEKSVYIVGLAFFAFLVWLGNLRASEELLCNISYVRELRYFSAVPLAGLIFLFPEHMTYSMVVLAGSVAFSGIYLLLTRNESLRLMGILEMAFAVIVFLRGYYFTNQYIGLVTAVFAVVLAYVSIKTFLDSSFIGEFELSDVKLELKHGLTMMPSVPDDILEGALVFSRVRKDRSNWFWITKLSEERAISPTNLARMLDMAVKFMKSASDLGKNAVIVIDGLEYLILENGFVPVMKFLSALRDYSLLNGATVILIGDDSFLDERERQILRKLFD
- a CDS encoding amidohydrolase family protein → MSILIKNGYVVYGENLEVIKADVLIESNKIVEVAKNINKSADTVIDAKGKVVSPGFVNLHTHSPMGLFRGLADDLPLMDWLREHIWPKEAKLTREYTKVGAYLGALEMIKSGTTTFVDMYFFMDAVAEVTLESGLRGYLSYGMIDLGDPEKTEKEVNEALRIMKFIDELDSDRVHFVFGPHAPYTCSIALLKEVRRLANEHGKLITIHVSETMAEIGQIAERYGKSPVVLLDDIGFLADDVIIAHGVWLDSRDIQILARHGVTVAHNPASNMKLASGVMPLQRLLNAGVNVGLGTDGSASNNNLDMLEEMKLAALLHKVHNLNPTVADARTVFKMATQNGARALGLKAGMIRESYLADIAIIDFNKPHLRPINNVISHLVYSANGNDVETTIVDGKVLMLDRELLTLDEEKILNDTERVIGELT
- a CDS encoding thermonuclease family protein codes for the protein MFKIRLADINAPEIYTSDGKKAWRALTRLILGEYVYIDVDDIYETDPYDRVVAVVYLPYWDDGYALNVNEWLVENGYAYIWDHYNEFNPYEWALWVPL
- a CDS encoding S-methyl-5'-thioadenosine phosphorylase produces the protein MPRIGIIGGSGVYGVFDPEETVKVHTPYGRPSAPVEIGKIGGVEVAFIPRHGKHHEFPPHEVPYRANIWALKELGVERVIGVTAVGSLREEYKPGDIVITDQFIDFTKKREYTFYNGPRVAHVSMADPFCPEMRKIFYETAKELGFPVHEKGTYVCIEGPRFSTRAESFMFRQYAHIIGMTLVPEVVLARELGMCYVNIATVTDYDVWADKPVDAQEVLKVMAENNYKVQELLKKGIPRIPKERKCGCADVLKSMFV